From the Oscarella lobularis chromosome 13, ooOscLobu1.1, whole genome shotgun sequence genome, one window contains:
- the LOC136194844 gene encoding kelch-like protein 20, translating to MAETAFFFTEQHPSNLASGLQSLRQTNDLCDVVVVVDRHRFHAHRNVLASISGYFRTMFLGEFAERRQTEITLHDVDAASVKTLIDYAYTGIIKAQCAVDDVERLYASAHLFQFDDVVTKCSIWLGSHVDLSNCLHLGMFADRYSDSLLMSVSERTAAFNIVEVADTDVFLELSVKHLCRIVALDELGVRDEDEVLRVISKWIKHDYESRQKHAKVLLNLVRLPLLDLAKCEALLMELQMREWVTEKITEEEKKEGTASSRTGCQDVLLVVGGEVSTYDFEWYETHCDVSNKSRYYDPSRNVWDSFPSLVEPRSRPGLVTVDGVLYAVGGKMINPEIGYSREEDREDYPLNTI from the exons ATGGCAGAAACagcgtttttctttacgGAACAACATCCGTCGAATCTTGCATCGGGTCTCCAATCGCTTCGACAGACGAACGATctctgcgacgtcgtcgtcgtcgtcgacagaCACCGATTTCACGCTCATCGCAACGTCCTGGCATCGATCAGCGGCTATTTCCGTACGATGTTTCTTGGAGAATTCGCAGAGAGACGCCAGACCGAAATAACGcttcacgacgtcgacgccgcgtcTGTGAAGACATTGATCGACTACGCTTACACGGGAATTATAAAGGCCCAATGCGctgtcgatgacgtcgaacgactgTACGCGAGTGCTCATCTCTTTCAGTTTGACGATGTCGTCACGAAGTGCAGCATATGGCTCGGGAGTCACGTCGACCTCTCCAACTGTCTGCATCTTGGGATGTTTGCTGATCGATACAGCGACTCTCTATTGATGAGCGTATCTGAGCGTACGGCAGCTTTCAATATTGTTGAAGTGGCCGACACTGACGTGTTCTTAGAACTGTCGGTGAAACACCTCTGTCGAATCGTAGCTCTGGATGAATTGGGAGTGAGGGATGAAGATGAGGTGTTGCGCGTGATATCCAAATGGATCAAGCACGATTACGAATCACGCCAAAAGCACGCCAAGGTTCTGTTGAATTTGGTTCGTCTGCCTCTACTCGATTTAGCAAAGTGTGAAGCACTCTTGATGGAACTCCAAATGAGAGAGTGGGTCACGGAAAAAATaacggaagaggaaaagaaagaaggaacGGCTTCATCTCGCACTGGATGTCAAGACGTTCTACTCGTTGTCGGCGGAGAAGTGTCTACATATGATTTTGAGTGGTACGAAACACACTGTGATGTATCAAATAAATCAAGGTATTATGACCCGTCTCGAAACGTGTGGgattcttttccttcgttaGTTGAGCCGAGATCTCGTCCGGGTCTTGTGACCGTTGATGGCGTTCTGTATGCCGTAGGCGGGAAAATGATTAACCCCGAGATCGGATATTCTCGTGAGGAGGATCGCGAGGACTATCCGTTGAATACG ATATGA